From the genome of Anopheles moucheti chromosome 3, idAnoMoucSN_F20_07, whole genome shotgun sequence, one region includes:
- the LOC128301855 gene encoding zinc finger protein on ecdysone puffs isoform X2 — protein MNGYNFIRNDYISRLNLGYQRRNPIQSSNNSKNKNSGNKGAKKGNLPGGPAAAGGSSAKEKASTAKASPYMDVSNDFLYCHMCDKHMYDATSFENHITGRTHRVMKESIEESYRMRATLLRQEARIAEQLKTIEIDRLKRMGKAKNYYKVREYCPMCELFFYGHIIAHRRSEKHLDLKKFLHPKCDDCELEFHNRTEYDDHLLSVVHMKNCKSKPSRLEIERKTKQLTISTMSDELLDIREEIAPKKRKDKPEGSGSGAKRSEADGKSVSKQQTAGEQSTSGGAGENGDASKADDDTPAMADSTVEDGSECGKPSAVEDGVGATLDDPKLDDECPEDEMAKEEESEDCILDYKPGDEIAPEIDNKLPRYRKNRALGLSLIGKLECVECRICHKYFDSEATGEVHARTHSHYRAFIRFLNEKAMEVRIAQKRAAVALEEAEAAKKKQKLADEKKHTAEDVNGEPGNVGETEKKDSDLYDPSEATESGDASMAEDGKSDDGQNGSEQIEPMETDVAGKDTDKAAAAASATDDDESGTQPEPDSSKEDDYKDAKDDKHSAKGGNRRGRNTRSGRFAGRY, from the exons ATGAATGGTTACAACTTCATTAGG AATGACTATATTTCGCGGTTAAACCTTGGATATCAAAGACGAAATCCAATTCAGTCTAGTAATAATAGTAAAAATAAGAACAG TGGCAATAAAGGAGCAAAAAAGGGTAACCTACCGGGTGGACCGGCTGCCGCCGGCGGCAGCAGCGCAAAGGAAAAGGCCTCCACGGCCAAGGCATCACCGTACATGGATGTGTCGAACGATTTTCTCTACTGTCACATGTGCGATAAGCACATGTACGATGCCACCTCGTTCGAAAACCACATCACCGGCCGGACGCACCGCGTGATGAAGGAAAGCATCGAGGAAAGCTACCGGATGCGAGCGACGCTGCTCCGGCAGGAGGCGCGCATCGCCGAACAGCTCAAAACGATCGAGATCGATCGTCTGAAGCGCATGGGGAAGGCGAAAAATTACTACAAGGTGCGCGAGTACTGCCCGATGTGTGAGCTGTTCTTCTACGGGCACATTATCGCCCATCGGCGCTCGGAGAAGCACTTGGATTTGAAGAAGTTCCTGCACCCGAAGTGTGACGACTGCGAGCTGGAGTTTCACAACCGTACCGAGTACGACGACCATCTGCTGTCGGTCGTGCACATGAAGAATTGCAAATCCAAACCGAGCCGGCTGGAGATCGAGCGGAAGACAAAGC AACTGACCATCTCCACTATGAGCGATGAGCTGCTAGATATACGCGAGGAGATCGCGCCCAAAAAGCGCAAGGACAAACCGGAAGGTTCCGGCTCGGGTGCGAAGCGATCCGAAGCGGACGGGAAATCGGTGAGCAAGCAGCAAACAGCAGGCGAACAGTCGACGTCGGGTGGCGCGGGTGAAAATGGTGACGCGAGCAAAGCGGACGACGATACGCCCGCCATGGCCGACTCGACCGTGGAGGATGGTAGCGAGTGTGGCAAACCGTCCGCGGTGGAGGACGGTGTCGGTGCAACGCTCGACGATCCGAAGCTGGACGACGAATGTCCGGAGGACGAGATGGCGAAGGAGGAAGAAAGCGAAGACTGCATATTGGATTACAAACCGGGCGATGAGATAGCGCCGGAAATCGACAACAAGCTGCCCCGGTACAGGAAGAACCGCGCGCTCGGGTTGAGCCTGATCGGAAAGCTGGAGTGTGTCGAGTGTCGCATCTGCCACAAGTACTTTGACAGTGAGGCAACCGGCGAGGTGCACGCCCGCACACATTCGCACTACCGTGCATTTATACGCTTTCTGAACGAGAAGGCGATGGAGGTACGCATCGCGCAGAAGCGTGCGGCCGTCGCACTCGAGGAAGCGGAAGCGGCCAAGAAGAAGCAGAAGCTGGCCGACGAAAAGAAGCACACGGCGGAGGACGTGAATGGCGAGCCGGGGAATGTGGGCGAAACCGAGAAGAAGGACTCGGACCTGTACGATCCATCGGAGGCGACAG AATCGGGCGATGCCAGCATGGCCGAAGATGGCAAAAGTGATGATGGTCAAAACGGATCGGAACAGATCGAACCGATGGAGACGGATGTGGCCGGTAAGGACACGGACAaggcggcggcagcagcatccgcGACGGATGACGATGAGTCGGGTACGCAACCGGAACCAGACTCCAGCAAGGAGGACGATTATAAGGACGCGAAGGATGATAAACACAGCGCGAAAGGTGGCAATCGACGGGGACGAAATACACGATCGGGGCGGTTCGCTGGACGGTATTAG
- the LOC128301855 gene encoding zinc finger protein on ecdysone puffs isoform X1 translates to MAYRNNNRRGGGGGGGSGGGGGGGGGGGGGGGGGNFGNNYGNRINPWDAGVGGVRVNNDALSFANSLINNLLGNQNANQVPSLLDGVQSSRFDDMNGYNFIRNRYGKNRNINGRGIRKPDAVARTKNVLAKNCNKPFSKEALGNAGTSSRNNDRNSGNKGAKKGNLPGGPAAAGGSSAKEKASTAKASPYMDVSNDFLYCHMCDKHMYDATSFENHITGRTHRVMKESIEESYRMRATLLRQEARIAEQLKTIEIDRLKRMGKAKNYYKVREYCPMCELFFYGHIIAHRRSEKHLDLKKFLHPKCDDCELEFHNRTEYDDHLLSVVHMKNCKSKPSRLEIERKTKQLTISTMSDELLDIREEIAPKKRKDKPEGSGSGAKRSEADGKSVSKQQTAGEQSTSGGAGENGDASKADDDTPAMADSTVEDGSECGKPSAVEDGVGATLDDPKLDDECPEDEMAKEEESEDCILDYKPGDEIAPEIDNKLPRYRKNRALGLSLIGKLECVECRICHKYFDSEATGEVHARTHSHYRAFIRFLNEKAMEVRIAQKRAAVALEEAEAAKKKQKLADEKKHTAEDVNGEPGNVGETEKKDSDLYDPSEATESGDASMAEDGKSDDGQNGSEQIEPMETDVAGKDTDKAAAAASATDDDESGTQPEPDSSKEDDYKDAKDDKHSAKGGNRRGRNTRSGRFAGRY, encoded by the exons ATGGCTTACCGCAACAACAACCgtcgtggtggtggcggtggcggtggaagcggcggtggcggaggtggcggcggtggtggtggcggcggcggtggcggtggcaacTTCGGCAACAACTATGGCAACCGTATCAATCCCTGGGATGCGGGTGTGGGCGGTGTCCGTGTGAACAATGATGCGCTCTCATTTGCCAACAGTTTAATTAACAACCTGCTCGGCAATCAGAACGCGAACCAGGTACCGTCCCTGCTGGATGGTGTTCAATCTTCGCGTTTCGACGACATGAATGGTTACAACTTCATTAGG aacCGATATGGTAAAAATCGTAACATCAATGGACGTGGCATACGCAAACCGGATGCCGTTGCCCGTACCAAGAATGTGCTGGCGAAGAATTGTAATAAACCGTTTAGCAAAGAGGCACTCGGCAATGCTGGTACCAGCAGCCGTAACAATGATCGTAATAG TGGCAATAAAGGAGCAAAAAAGGGTAACCTACCGGGTGGACCGGCTGCCGCCGGCGGCAGCAGCGCAAAGGAAAAGGCCTCCACGGCCAAGGCATCACCGTACATGGATGTGTCGAACGATTTTCTCTACTGTCACATGTGCGATAAGCACATGTACGATGCCACCTCGTTCGAAAACCACATCACCGGCCGGACGCACCGCGTGATGAAGGAAAGCATCGAGGAAAGCTACCGGATGCGAGCGACGCTGCTCCGGCAGGAGGCGCGCATCGCCGAACAGCTCAAAACGATCGAGATCGATCGTCTGAAGCGCATGGGGAAGGCGAAAAATTACTACAAGGTGCGCGAGTACTGCCCGATGTGTGAGCTGTTCTTCTACGGGCACATTATCGCCCATCGGCGCTCGGAGAAGCACTTGGATTTGAAGAAGTTCCTGCACCCGAAGTGTGACGACTGCGAGCTGGAGTTTCACAACCGTACCGAGTACGACGACCATCTGCTGTCGGTCGTGCACATGAAGAATTGCAAATCCAAACCGAGCCGGCTGGAGATCGAGCGGAAGACAAAGC AACTGACCATCTCCACTATGAGCGATGAGCTGCTAGATATACGCGAGGAGATCGCGCCCAAAAAGCGCAAGGACAAACCGGAAGGTTCCGGCTCGGGTGCGAAGCGATCCGAAGCGGACGGGAAATCGGTGAGCAAGCAGCAAACAGCAGGCGAACAGTCGACGTCGGGTGGCGCGGGTGAAAATGGTGACGCGAGCAAAGCGGACGACGATACGCCCGCCATGGCCGACTCGACCGTGGAGGATGGTAGCGAGTGTGGCAAACCGTCCGCGGTGGAGGACGGTGTCGGTGCAACGCTCGACGATCCGAAGCTGGACGACGAATGTCCGGAGGACGAGATGGCGAAGGAGGAAGAAAGCGAAGACTGCATATTGGATTACAAACCGGGCGATGAGATAGCGCCGGAAATCGACAACAAGCTGCCCCGGTACAGGAAGAACCGCGCGCTCGGGTTGAGCCTGATCGGAAAGCTGGAGTGTGTCGAGTGTCGCATCTGCCACAAGTACTTTGACAGTGAGGCAACCGGCGAGGTGCACGCCCGCACACATTCGCACTACCGTGCATTTATACGCTTTCTGAACGAGAAGGCGATGGAGGTACGCATCGCGCAGAAGCGTGCGGCCGTCGCACTCGAGGAAGCGGAAGCGGCCAAGAAGAAGCAGAAGCTGGCCGACGAAAAGAAGCACACGGCGGAGGACGTGAATGGCGAGCCGGGGAATGTGGGCGAAACCGAGAAGAAGGACTCGGACCTGTACGATCCATCGGAGGCGACAG AATCGGGCGATGCCAGCATGGCCGAAGATGGCAAAAGTGATGATGGTCAAAACGGATCGGAACAGATCGAACCGATGGAGACGGATGTGGCCGGTAAGGACACGGACAaggcggcggcagcagcatccgcGACGGATGACGATGAGTCGGGTACGCAACCGGAACCAGACTCCAGCAAGGAGGACGATTATAAGGACGCGAAGGATGATAAACACAGCGCGAAAGGTGGCAATCGACGGGGACGAAATACACGATCGGGGCGGTTCGCTGGACGGTATTAG